From the bacterium genome, one window contains:
- the msrA gene encoding peptide-methionine (S)-S-oxide reductase MsrA yields the protein MSEHNESAIFAAGCFWGVEASFRKLDSVFATAVGYIGGNLSSPTYEDVCSGRTNHAEAVRVEFDSSKISYEELLEVFWNCHDPTTENRQGPDVGTQYRSGIFFLNAAQKLAAKQSKAKLEASARFARPIVTEITQAAEFWRAENYHQQYFEKNGLGH from the coding sequence GTGTCCGAACACAATGAATCTGCAATCTTCGCAGCAGGATGCTTCTGGGGTGTCGAGGCGAGTTTCCGCAAGCTGGACAGCGTTTTCGCGACGGCTGTCGGCTACATCGGAGGAAATCTGTCCAGCCCGACCTACGAAGACGTGTGTAGTGGGCGCACGAACCACGCCGAAGCGGTCCGGGTCGAATTCGACTCGAGCAAGATCAGCTACGAAGAGTTGCTCGAGGTATTCTGGAACTGTCACGACCCGACGACCGAGAATCGCCAAGGCCCCGACGTCGGTACCCAGTATCGCTCGGGGATCTTCTTCCTGAATGCTGCCCAGAAATTGGCGGCAAAGCAGTCGAAGGCGAAACTCGAAGCCTCCGCTCGTTTCGCGCGTCCGATCGTTACCGAGATCACGCAAGCCGCGGAGTTCTGGCGCGCCGAGAACTACCACCAGCAGTACTTCGAGAAGAACGGCCTGGGCCACTAG
- a CDS encoding methyltransferase domain-containing protein, giving the protein MSDLREVRRAYSRELSDAAGLKSAALERAFATVPREVFLGPPPWLISDPMSDDRGYRETSDPSDLYRRVLVAIDPVRGLNNGEPGALAMWLDSLDLTAGERVVHVGAGVGYYTAIIAEVVGAQGEVLGVEIDSELAERARRNLNSYATVKLVCADGSSYAPGPCDAVFLSAGATHPCEIWLKSLRLAGRLLFPLTARISSLGHGAGYYLKITRRRTGFTARFVSPVGIYPCTGARDDAVEERLRIAYQRGGQDSLRSLRLEPHEPSASCWLHEQDYCLSSEELPSSAD; this is encoded by the coding sequence GTGTCCGATTTGCGGGAGGTGCGACGAGCCTACTCTCGAGAACTCAGCGATGCGGCGGGTCTGAAGTCGGCCGCGCTCGAGCGCGCATTCGCGACCGTTCCTCGCGAGGTATTCCTCGGGCCTCCGCCGTGGCTGATCTCCGACCCCATGTCCGACGACCGTGGTTATCGGGAGACCTCGGATCCTTCTGACCTCTACCGCCGCGTGCTGGTGGCGATCGATCCCGTGCGCGGGCTCAACAACGGTGAACCCGGAGCACTGGCGATGTGGCTCGATTCTCTCGATCTAACAGCTGGCGAGCGGGTTGTGCACGTGGGGGCCGGCGTCGGCTACTACACGGCCATCATCGCCGAGGTGGTCGGCGCCCAGGGCGAAGTCCTGGGTGTGGAAATCGATTCTGAACTCGCGGAACGGGCGCGACGGAACTTGAATTCCTACGCGACGGTCAAACTCGTGTGCGCGGATGGTTCGAGCTATGCCCCAGGGCCTTGCGACGCGGTCTTCCTGAGTGCCGGCGCGACTCACCCTTGTGAGATCTGGTTGAAGAGTCTTCGACTCGCCGGCCGCCTGTTGTTTCCCTTGACGGCTCGGATCAGCAGCCTGGGACACGGGGCGGGTTACTACCTGAAGATCACCCGTCGCAGAACCGGATTCACGGCTCGGTTTGTCTCTCCGGTGGGGATCTACCCGTGCACCGGGGCGCGAGACGATGCAGTCGAAGAGCGCCTTCGAATCGCGTACCAAAGAGGTGGGCAGGATTCGCTTCGCTCGCTGCGCCTCGAGCCACACGAGCCTTCGGCAAGTTGCTGGCTCCACGAGCAGGACTACTGCCTGTCGAGCGAAGAGCTTCCCTCGTCTGCCGATTGA
- a CDS encoding CPBP family intramembrane metalloprotease, with translation MTTSDTRIKGLVTRNPILVFVGLTFGISWLSAFLSHPLAGLPDVLAKFFGYLAKFGPSLAALIVFALRGGAAAVKRFLAQLLDWRVKPYWFLLVLFGPFAIWVLAAFLRFSTGDLTPEFELAGLASFAPLLLKHVFLGGGLGEELGWRGLLLPELQATRSALSAALLVGLIWGIWHFPAFLLPSSGKDGASLSTIGLFTLLTIALSVIFTWVFNSTRGSLLLVVLLHGAFNAGENSLKMGIPILQGDAMATLLYGGMILTLAVLLISIAGSRRLTRVLANAREPAD, from the coding sequence TTGACCACATCCGATACCCGCATCAAAGGCCTGGTCACACGAAATCCCATTCTCGTCTTTGTTGGCCTCACTTTCGGGATCAGCTGGCTCTCGGCATTTCTCTCCCATCCGCTCGCCGGTCTGCCCGATGTTCTTGCGAAGTTTTTCGGCTATCTCGCGAAGTTCGGTCCGAGCCTTGCCGCACTGATCGTCTTCGCGTTGCGCGGCGGGGCTGCGGCGGTAAAACGGTTCCTGGCTCAACTCCTGGACTGGCGAGTCAAGCCTTATTGGTTCCTTCTGGTGCTCTTTGGGCCGTTCGCGATCTGGGTGCTGGCAGCGTTTCTTCGTTTTTCGACGGGAGACCTGACTCCGGAGTTTGAACTTGCAGGTCTCGCATCATTCGCACCGCTTCTGCTCAAGCACGTTTTCCTGGGTGGCGGTCTCGGTGAGGAGTTGGGTTGGCGAGGACTCCTTCTGCCGGAATTGCAGGCAACCAGGAGTGCGCTCTCCGCCGCCCTGCTAGTCGGTCTGATCTGGGGTATCTGGCATTTCCCCGCTTTCCTCCTGCCTTCATCCGGGAAAGACGGTGCGAGTCTGAGTACGATCGGCCTGTTTACACTGCTGACCATCGCCCTCTCGGTCATCTTTACCTGGGTGTTCAACAGCACGCGAGGGAGTCTGCTGCTCGTTGTTCTACTGCACGGTGCGTTCAATGCCGGGGAGAACTCCCTGAAGATGGGGATTCCGATTCTCCAGGGCGACGCGATGGCGACCCTGCTCTACGGAGGAATGATCCTGACGCTCGCAGTTCTCTTGATCAGTATCGCCGGTTCGCGCAGGCTGACACGCGTTCTTGCGAACGCCCGTGAGCCGGCGGACTGA
- a CDS encoding GNAT family N-acetyltransferase, whose protein sequence is MSKDAVSVVRADLARTDHEQAIVELIDAYASESIGGGQPLSEFAKAELVPGLRAHPTTRVFLAFEGERAIGIAVCFLGFSSFAARRLLNIHDLAVKADWRKRGVGRALIEAAAEAARELDCCRLTLEVRGDNDPARRLYDGLGFRSDAGQTDTFFLSRPL, encoded by the coding sequence ATGTCGAAAGACGCGGTATCCGTGGTTCGCGCGGATCTGGCTCGGACCGATCACGAGCAGGCGATCGTCGAACTGATCGATGCGTACGCGAGCGAGTCGATTGGAGGCGGGCAACCGCTCTCAGAGTTCGCAAAGGCAGAACTGGTTCCGGGTCTGCGCGCGCATCCGACCACTCGGGTATTTCTGGCTTTCGAGGGCGAGCGGGCGATCGGTATCGCAGTCTGCTTCCTCGGTTTTTCGTCGTTCGCGGCGCGTCGTCTACTCAATATTCACGATCTGGCGGTGAAAGCGGATTGGCGCAAGCGAGGCGTCGGACGCGCGTTGATCGAGGCTGCGGCCGAGGCGGCCAGAGAACTGGATTGTTGTCGTCTCACGCTCGAAGTGCGAGGAGACAATGACCCCGCCCGACGGCTCTACGATGGCCTCGGATTCCGCAGCGATGCCGGGCAGACGGATACGTTCTTTCTCTCCAGACCGCTATGA
- a CDS encoding HIT family protein: MHRQDGCIFCRIVSGDAPSHRVYENDLVLVFMDIFPVTDGHTLLITKEHFGDIFEASEAAIAAVASVSVRVAAAIRRELEPDGLGVFQLNGAAAGQTVFHYHMHLMPRNVGGTLALSTRVAGEPERLQEISQRLSAVLAGDA, from the coding sequence ATGCACCGGCAAGACGGATGTATTTTCTGCCGTATCGTGAGCGGGGACGCACCTTCTCACCGTGTGTACGAAAACGACCTCGTGCTCGTATTCATGGACATCTTCCCGGTGACGGACGGACATACTCTTCTGATCACGAAAGAACATTTCGGCGATATCTTTGAAGCCAGCGAAGCTGCAATCGCAGCGGTCGCAAGCGTTTCCGTTCGCGTTGCGGCGGCGATCCGTCGGGAACTCGAACCCGATGGACTCGGTGTATTCCAACTCAACGGTGCGGCGGCCGGTCAGACGGTTTTCCACTATCACATGCATCTCATGCCGCGAAACGTGGGCGGAACACTGGCGTTGTCTACTCGCGTCGCCGGGGAGCCCGAGCGCCTGCAGGAGATCTCGCAGCGCCTCAGCGCGGTACTCGCGGGGGACGCATGA
- a CDS encoding acyl-CoA dehydrogenase, translating into MDLSYSEEYEKFRSQVRTFLEAHWPPKDSETSREDQTARFRQQAIEAGYLARSIPKKYGGSEQEADVLKAAVIREEFRRVRAPGEVAGIGPGMLVPTLLDRGEEWQKEKFVAPTMRGEIVWCQGYSEPGSGSDLASLQTKGELVGDEWVINGQKIWTSGAQHADYMFCLTRTEPEAQKHAGISYLLIDMHQPGIDVRPLKQMNGSADFNEVFLTDVRTPKDWIVGKRGEGWLVSRTTLKHERNMIGNAEQSALMFAGLVDLARKTQRNGRSALQDPSVRQHLVEIEGRIKAHQYSGHRQLTKAAKNQDPGIIQLMNKLNSTNIGHAVAKLSIELLEDDSLLEPGSRLPDSELDLSGWMNQYMWSLGIAVAGGTANIQRNVIGERGLGLPRDAAVQRS; encoded by the coding sequence ATGGATCTGAGTTACAGCGAGGAATACGAGAAGTTTCGCAGCCAGGTGCGCACCTTCCTGGAGGCTCATTGGCCGCCGAAGGACAGTGAAACTTCGCGTGAGGATCAGACGGCTCGATTCCGCCAGCAGGCGATCGAGGCTGGCTATCTGGCTCGCTCGATTCCCAAGAAATACGGCGGCTCCGAGCAGGAAGCCGACGTACTCAAGGCTGCAGTCATCCGCGAAGAGTTTCGCAGGGTGCGCGCACCGGGCGAAGTCGCCGGAATCGGGCCGGGCATGCTGGTCCCCACGCTGCTCGATCGCGGTGAGGAATGGCAGAAGGAGAAATTCGTTGCGCCCACGATGCGCGGCGAGATCGTCTGGTGCCAGGGTTACAGCGAGCCGGGTTCTGGAAGCGACCTGGCGTCATTGCAGACGAAGGGTGAGCTGGTCGGTGACGAGTGGGTCATCAACGGACAGAAGATCTGGACCAGCGGTGCGCAGCACGCCGACTATATGTTCTGTCTCACCCGAACCGAACCCGAAGCGCAGAAGCACGCGGGGATCTCCTATCTGCTGATCGACATGCATCAGCCGGGAATCGACGTGCGGCCACTGAAACAGATGAACGGGTCAGCGGATTTCAACGAAGTCTTTTTGACCGACGTGCGCACACCCAAGGACTGGATCGTGGGCAAGCGCGGCGAAGGTTGGCTGGTATCGCGAACCACGCTCAAGCACGAGCGCAATATGATCGGCAACGCGGAGCAGTCCGCGCTGATGTTTGCGGGACTGGTCGATCTGGCGCGAAAGACACAGCGCAATGGGCGCAGTGCTCTGCAGGATCCGAGCGTTCGTCAGCATCTGGTAGAAATCGAAGGCCGGATCAAGGCACATCAGTACTCGGGACATCGCCAGCTCACCAAGGCGGCGAAGAACCAGGATCCGGGAATCATCCAGTTGATGAACAAGCTCAACAGCACGAACATCGGCCACGCCGTAGCGAAGCTGTCGATTGAATTGCTCGAAGACGACTCATTGCTCGAGCCGGGTAGTCGCCTGCCGGATAGTGAACTCGATCTCTCTGGATGGATGAATCAATACATGTGGTCCCTGGGTATCGCAGTTGCGGGCGGTACCGCGAACATCCAGAGAAATGTGATCGGCGAACGTGGACTCGGTCTGCCACGCGACGCCGCGGTGCAGAGGAGCTAG
- a CDS encoding DUF1499 domain-containing protein: MEKRSIIATIAALIGGTSLLAAAAGPICAQLSLLSPYSAFWLFAVGVAPGGLLALLLGITALLHTRAASGRTGRGLAWTSTLLGVLLLGVLLGSIGGSAGAPTIHDVTTDIETPPEFGAGARGGEGRVNGLRYPDGGSDVPELQRAAYPDLKPIEVPWEGIIAFERAREVAEDLGWEITHARKSAGRMEAKDVSKVFKFVDDMAIRITYIDYRSSLVDIRSNSRVGLGDMGANAARIRRFRDGLIERANQ, encoded by the coding sequence TTGGAAAAGCGCAGCATCATCGCAACAATCGCGGCTCTCATCGGCGGCACTTCGCTTCTTGCAGCAGCGGCGGGTCCGATTTGCGCCCAACTCAGCCTGCTTTCGCCCTACTCCGCCTTCTGGCTCTTCGCCGTGGGTGTCGCGCCGGGCGGCCTGCTCGCTCTGCTGCTGGGCATCACTGCACTCTTGCACACACGGGCCGCGTCCGGACGAACGGGTCGCGGCCTCGCGTGGACGAGCACGCTGCTCGGTGTCTTGTTGCTCGGCGTGCTGCTCGGCTCGATCGGCGGCAGTGCCGGAGCTCCGACGATCCACGACGTGACGACCGACATCGAGACACCCCCGGAGTTCGGTGCTGGGGCCCGAGGCGGGGAAGGCCGAGTCAACGGCTTGCGGTACCCGGACGGCGGCTCCGACGTACCTGAGCTTCAGCGCGCAGCGTATCCCGATCTGAAGCCGATCGAGGTGCCCTGGGAAGGCATCATCGCATTCGAACGCGCCCGGGAAGTGGCCGAAGATCTCGGCTGGGAGATCACGCACGCGCGCAAGAGCGCGGGGCGGATGGAGGCAAAGGATGTCTCGAAGGTCTTCAAGTTCGTCGACGACATGGCGATCCGGATCACCTACATCGACTACAGGTCATCGCTGGTCGATATTCGCTCGAACTCACGTGTCGGCCTGGGCGATATGGGTGCAAACGCGGCACGTATCCGTCGGTTCCGCGACGGGTTGATCGAGAGGGCGAATCAGTAG
- a CDS encoding enoyl-CoA hydratase, translating into MSDTVLVSRENGLATLTLNRPERMNSLTTELMIALRDRLREVATDPEIRAVLLTGSGDRAFSAGADLDPPKDSTSGDVMGGAVTLEQSIDQLQSFQESSHLLHTMPKPTVAAINGAAAGASLSMTMACDFRLAAEHAVFTTAFARIGFSGDFGGSYFMTKLLGTAKARELYMLGDRVDAEEALRIGLVTRVFSSDTFRKETAAFVQRLVEGPPLSYRYMKRNLNLALTASLPDIMDLEAEAMMRTARSEDFVKAVGAFLNKKKPSFEGR; encoded by the coding sequence ATGTCCGATACAGTCCTGGTTTCTCGAGAGAACGGCCTGGCAACGCTCACGCTCAACCGCCCAGAGCGGATGAACTCACTGACGACCGAGCTGATGATCGCCCTGCGGGATCGGTTGCGCGAAGTCGCGACCGACCCCGAAATCCGTGCCGTACTGCTCACGGGTTCTGGAGACCGGGCATTTTCGGCCGGTGCAGACCTCGACCCGCCCAAAGATTCAACGAGTGGCGATGTGATGGGCGGTGCGGTGACGCTGGAGCAGTCGATCGACCAGTTGCAGAGCTTCCAGGAGTCCTCACACCTTCTGCACACCATGCCCAAACCCACGGTTGCCGCCATCAACGGAGCAGCTGCGGGCGCATCGCTTTCGATGACCATGGCCTGCGACTTTCGCCTGGCCGCCGAGCATGCGGTCTTTACGACGGCATTCGCACGCATCGGATTCTCGGGGGATTTCGGCGGTTCCTACTTCATGACCAAATTGCTCGGAACGGCCAAGGCGCGCGAGTTGTACATGCTAGGGGATCGTGTCGATGCCGAGGAAGCGCTGCGCATCGGACTCGTCACACGCGTGTTCAGCTCAGACACATTCCGCAAAGAGACGGCGGCTTTCGTGCAACGTCTGGTCGAGGGCCCACCGCTCTCGTACCGCTATATGAAGCGCAATCTCAATCTGGCACTCACCGCCAGCCTGCCCGACATCATGGATCTGGAAGCAGAGGCGATGATGCGCACCGCTCGAAGCGAGGACTTCGTCAAAGCCGTAGGTGCCTTCCTGAACAAGAAGAAGCCCAGTTTCGAGGGGCGTTGA
- a CDS encoding aldo/keto reductase: protein MTFGLQTEEAASFEMLDRAFEAGVDFLDTADVYPLGGTLETVGRTEEIIGRWMRERGNRQRVLLATKCRGSMGPGPNDQGLSRQHILAAVEGSLKRLQTDVIDLYQTHFFDPDTPIEETLRALDDLVSQGKVRYLGCSNYPAWRLSDALATSERLGLARYDSMQSRYNLLYREIETELMPMCRDQGLGLLAYNPLAGGFLSGKYRKGDAPEDGTRFTLGTAARMYQWRYWQDAQFDLVHELAKTVEQHGLDLVTTAVAWVLAQPGISSAIIGASRVEQLDASLAAPDLELPDEVRTACDALFWKLPRRPVVEGYR, encoded by the coding sequence ATGACGTTCGGTCTGCAGACCGAGGAGGCAGCATCCTTTGAGATGCTCGACCGCGCCTTCGAGGCGGGAGTCGACTTTCTCGATACCGCGGACGTCTATCCGCTCGGTGGCACCCTCGAAACTGTTGGCCGAACCGAAGAGATCATCGGCCGCTGGATGCGTGAACGCGGCAATCGTCAGCGCGTGCTGCTCGCGACCAAGTGCCGTGGCTCCATGGGGCCCGGTCCCAATGATCAGGGACTGTCCCGGCAGCACATCTTGGCGGCGGTCGAAGGGAGTCTGAAGCGGCTTCAGACCGATGTGATCGATCTGTACCAGACTCACTTCTTTGATCCCGATACGCCGATCGAAGAAACACTGCGCGCGCTCGACGATCTCGTGAGCCAGGGCAAGGTTCGTTATCTCGGATGCTCCAACTACCCCGCGTGGCGCCTGTCAGACGCGCTCGCCACGAGTGAACGCCTGGGATTGGCGCGCTACGACTCGATGCAATCGCGCTACAACCTTCTCTACCGCGAGATCGAGACTGAACTCATGCCCATGTGTCGCGATCAGGGGCTCGGCTTGCTGGCCTACAATCCTCTTGCCGGTGGCTTCCTGAGCGGCAAATACCGCAAGGGCGATGCGCCCGAGGACGGTACGCGTTTCACGCTCGGTACGGCCGCCAGGATGTACCAGTGGCGCTACTGGCAGGATGCGCAGTTCGATCTGGTGCACGAACTCGCCAAGACCGTCGAGCAACACGGGCTCGATCTGGTGACGACGGCCGTCGCCTGGGTGCTCGCTCAACCGGGGATCAGCTCGGCAATCATCGGTGCGAGCCGCGTCGAGCAACTCGATGCGTCGCTCGCCGCACCGGATCTCGAACTTCCCGATGAGGTACGCACAGCCTGCGACGCGCTGTTCTGGAAGCTTCCGCGTCGTCCCGTCGTGGAGGGGTACCGCTAG
- a CDS encoding DUF4197 domain-containing protein: MVCSGWKWLLDGTVMDVYGKLRRSVTPLFLVFGLVACADLDPNLVADVLSAAMGTDAGGVLDERTVVAGLKEALQLGTRRTVASTSAEGGFARNRVIHIETPEQLQPMARALRAVGYGRKVDELEGAMNRAAELAAGEATDVFWNAIAQMSFADAYGILNGEQTAATDYFRDRTSAQLTDRFRPIVDAKMKEVGLYNAYQSLSNAYAALPMKSRPVLDLQRYVTDKSISGLFFVLAQEEVRIREDPSARTTELLRKVFAR, translated from the coding sequence GTGGTATGCTCCGGTTGGAAATGGCTTCTCGACGGGACGGTGATGGACGTCTATGGAAAGCTGCGGAGGAGCGTCACTCCGCTTTTTCTGGTCTTTGGCTTGGTCGCCTGTGCGGACCTCGATCCGAACCTGGTGGCGGACGTGCTGTCTGCCGCTATGGGAACAGATGCGGGCGGAGTGCTCGATGAGCGCACCGTCGTCGCCGGTCTCAAAGAAGCTCTGCAACTCGGAACCCGGCGGACGGTCGCATCGACCTCGGCTGAGGGAGGCTTCGCTCGCAACCGGGTGATCCATATCGAGACCCCGGAACAACTCCAACCCATGGCCCGGGCTCTGCGGGCTGTGGGATACGGACGAAAGGTCGACGAACTGGAAGGCGCCATGAACCGCGCCGCTGAACTCGCAGCCGGTGAGGCGACGGACGTGTTCTGGAACGCGATCGCGCAGATGTCGTTTGCCGACGCCTACGGCATCCTGAACGGCGAGCAGACGGCAGCCACCGACTACTTTCGCGATCGCACATCTGCGCAACTCACCGACCGTTTCCGCCCGATCGTCGACGCCAAGATGAAAGAGGTCGGGCTTTATAATGCCTACCAGAGTCTCTCGAATGCCTATGCGGCGTTGCCGATGAAATCCAGGCCCGTACTCGACCTGCAGCGCTACGTGACGGACAAGTCGATCAGCGGTCTGTTCTTCGTTCTGGCACAGGAAGAGGTGAGAATTCGCGAAGATCCCAGCGCACGGACGACGGAACTCTTGCGCAAGGTATTTGCTCGTTAG
- a CDS encoding SIMPL domain-containing protein (The SIMPL domain is named for its presence in mouse protein SIMPL (signalling molecule that associates with mouse pelle-like kinase). Bacterial member BP26, from Brucella, was shown to assemble into a channel-like structure, while YggE from E. coli has been associated with resistance to oxidative stress.), which yields MNRVSFQVEASRDVENDWVTAILGTTEEDRDPAKLADRINTTMAWALETAKAAKAIEVKSGGYQTYPIHDKSRIVRWRGSQDLILASGNVEAVSELIGELQSRLQIRSIQFSVSRKKRRSLESDLISEALGAFKTRAQNVRKDLDRNSYELVQLSINTGGGGSPRPLRGMARSMEADVARPSFEGGTSTLSVNVNGTIELR from the coding sequence ATGAACCGCGTCAGCTTCCAGGTCGAAGCCTCACGCGATGTGGAGAACGACTGGGTCACCGCCATCCTCGGCACCACGGAGGAAGACAGAGATCCCGCGAAACTCGCAGATCGGATCAACACGACCATGGCGTGGGCACTGGAAACTGCGAAAGCCGCAAAGGCCATCGAGGTAAAATCGGGCGGGTACCAGACCTATCCGATTCACGACAAGAGCCGCATCGTACGCTGGCGGGGCAGCCAGGATCTGATTCTGGCCAGCGGGAACGTCGAAGCGGTGAGCGAACTGATCGGTGAACTTCAGAGCCGTCTTCAGATTCGCTCGATCCAGTTCTCGGTTTCACGCAAGAAGAGACGCAGCCTCGAAAGCGATCTGATCAGTGAGGCGCTCGGTGCTTTCAAGACGCGAGCACAGAACGTGCGGAAAGACCTCGACCGCAACAGCTACGAACTGGTGCAGCTTTCGATCAACACGGGCGGTGGCGGAAGCCCGAGGCCCCTTCGCGGAATGGCTCGCTCCATGGAAGCAGACGTAGCGCGACCTTCGTTCGAAGGCGGCACGAGCACACTATCGGTCAACGTGAACGGGACGATCGAGTTGCGCTAA
- a CDS encoding 2-hydroxychromene-2-carboxylate isomerase encodes MAVLPLEFWFEFASTYSYLAAARIEELARAAAAPTVWRPFLLGPIFRVQGWDDSPFNLYPVKGRYMWRDMERLCERYDLAFRKPSRFPRNGLLAARITRLVQEEDWCASFVRAVYRANFAEDREIGEPEVIAEILRRLGRDADDLIDRAIADENKRALREQTERAEALGIFGAPSFVVGEELFWGSDRLDEALALCTVDSENSPER; translated from the coding sequence ATGGCCGTTCTTCCTCTCGAGTTCTGGTTCGAGTTTGCGAGCACCTATTCCTACCTGGCAGCTGCGCGAATTGAAGAACTCGCTCGCGCCGCCGCTGCGCCGACGGTCTGGCGGCCGTTTCTTCTGGGACCGATCTTTCGTGTCCAGGGCTGGGACGACTCGCCCTTCAATCTCTACCCGGTCAAGGGGCGCTATATGTGGCGGGACATGGAGCGCCTCTGTGAGCGCTATGACCTTGCGTTTCGCAAGCCCAGCCGCTTTCCGCGCAACGGTCTACTCGCCGCGCGCATCACGCGACTCGTTCAAGAAGAAGACTGGTGTGCGAGCTTCGTGCGCGCGGTCTACCGGGCGAACTTCGCGGAAGACAGGGAAATCGGAGAACCCGAGGTGATTGCCGAGATTCTCCGGCGTCTCGGAAGGGACGCGGACGATCTGATCGATCGCGCCATCGCCGATGAAAACAAGCGGGCGCTACGGGAACAGACGGAGAGGGCCGAAGCGCTGGGCATCTTTGGCGCACCGAGCTTCGTCGTTGGAGAAGAACTCTTCTGGGGTAGCGACCGCCTGGACGAAGCGCTCGCACTCTGTACGGTCGATTCGGAGAATTCGCCGGAGCGCTGA
- a CDS encoding acyl-CoA/acyl-ACP dehydrogenase produces the protein MDFDITEEQELLQETIAQFVANECPPTRLREIFDGETGYDPALWTGLIELGLGGITVPEEFGGAGLELLDLALACETLGAGAVPGPFLGHSLAGLALQLAGSDEQKKTWLPRLATGEVIGSVAFAEGGTAWQPEEWQLGGDDKLSGRKLHVPNASLADVIIVGTVGGGLALIERAAAGVEIKQIAGVDRTRRLEELNLDGVEAQILPQGSGVAGRLRDAGLLLLSADAFGGANRLVEMSVEHARTREQFGVTIGHFQALKHQLANMATEVEPCRGLFWYAAHAFDHVQAESERSAALAKSHITDVYMQVARDSVEAHGGIGFTWECDVQIYFKRAMFDRAFLGMPAVHRERAAVLAGW, from the coding sequence GTGGATTTTGACATCACAGAAGAACAGGAACTGCTTCAGGAAACGATCGCTCAGTTCGTCGCCAACGAGTGTCCCCCGACGCGTCTTCGCGAGATCTTCGACGGGGAGACAGGGTACGATCCAGCGCTTTGGACGGGATTGATCGAACTCGGTCTGGGTGGCATCACGGTGCCCGAGGAGTTCGGCGGAGCGGGGCTGGAACTGCTCGACCTCGCTCTTGCCTGCGAAACTCTCGGCGCAGGGGCCGTTCCCGGTCCTTTTCTGGGGCATTCCCTCGCGGGTCTAGCTCTCCAACTCGCCGGGAGCGATGAGCAGAAGAAGACCTGGTTGCCCCGTCTTGCAACGGGTGAGGTGATCGGAAGTGTCGCGTTTGCCGAAGGCGGTACCGCCTGGCAGCCGGAAGAGTGGCAGCTCGGAGGTGACGACAAACTCTCGGGGAGAAAACTCCACGTTCCCAACGCATCGCTGGCGGACGTGATCATCGTCGGTACGGTGGGCGGCGGGCTGGCGCTCATCGAGCGCGCGGCCGCCGGTGTGGAGATCAAGCAGATAGCTGGCGTAGATCGCACGCGGCGACTCGAAGAACTCAACCTTGACGGTGTAGAAGCGCAAATACTTCCCCAGGGGAGCGGCGTCGCGGGTCGTCTGCGCGACGCCGGATTGCTCCTCCTCTCGGCCGACGCGTTTGGCGGTGCCAATCGGCTGGTGGAGATGTCGGTCGAACACGCGAGGACGCGCGAGCAGTTCGGTGTGACGATCGGCCACTTCCAGGCACTCAAACACCAGCTCGCGAATATGGCCACCGAAGTGGAACCGTGTCGCGGTCTTTTCTGGTACGCAGCCCACGCCTTCGATCACGTCCAGGCTGAGTCGGAGCGCTCCGCAGCGCTGGCGAAGTCACACATCACCGATGTGTACATGCAGGTGGCTCGCGACAGCGTCGAAGCGCACGGCGGCATCGGTTTTACCTGGGAGTGTGACGTCCAGATCTATTTCAAGCGGGCCATGTTCGATCGCGCCTTTCTCGGAATGCCCGCAGTGCATCGAGAACGCGCCGCCGTACTGGCTGGCTGGTAG